Proteins from one Setaria italica strain Yugu1 chromosome V, Setaria_italica_v2.0, whole genome shotgun sequence genomic window:
- the LOC101780424 gene encoding uncharacterized protein LOC101780424, which produces MAVGGDGGTRQAGGGVAWQEPAAQSRRPRQVGAALSDQAKGEATAVEGGNGDGEWIGTAIDSDRLADAARYDGLFFILVWPKLCVLLIFSWCRLWANRGLHFRHAMGQAVFLSTRFVMS; this is translated from the exons ATGGCGGTGGGTGGAGATGGCGGCACCCGGCAGGCTGGGGGCGGCGTGGCCTGGCAGGAGCCAGCGGCGCAGTCACGGCGACCAAGGCAGGTGGGGGCGGCGCTCTCCGACCAGGCGAAGGGCGAAGCGACCGCGGTAGAGGGAGGAAACGGCGACGGGGAGTGGATAGGAACAGCGATCGACTCCGATCGACTAGCGGACGCCGCTCG CTATGATGGGCTCTTCTTCATCTTGGTCTGGCCAAAACTTTGTGTCCTTCTCATCTTCTCCTGGTGCAGGCTTTGGGCAAACCGTGGGCTCCATTTCCGCCACGCCATGGGGCAAGCAGTCTTTCTTTCAACTAGATTTGTAATGTCGTGA
- the LOC101766130 gene encoding uncharacterized protein LOC101766130, which translates to MTLDLQRSNYNKWSSFRAMCGKFGLMQHIDDTPPPPSTDPSRQAWVQADCCVRSWLYGSVSDAALDFTMGGDDQMDHGLWTAIANRFQSNRAPRAIYPSHAFHTMTQGDLSISQYSQEMKKAADALRDVGQPVPENTLVLNLLRGLNPRYVSSVDYIADMNLNFASALDQLAITELRLANADKVVASTALFASNNPSCGSSSCRSSASSFAPLQQSGGQQSGGQQQQRRKKGYGGRRNGGSGNQQPQQSPTKEAARAVLESPAAKDGVARASWALHLRPTPPQAHAAYGLPTQQAGTTFASQQVSQPSPSWDQAGLVAALQQQMAL; encoded by the exons ATGACGCTCGATCTGCAGCGATCCAACTACAACAAGTGGTCCTCCTTCCGGGCGATGTGCGGCAAGTTCGGGCTGATGCAGCACATCGACGACACGCCACCTCCACCCTCCACCGACCCCTCTCGGCAGGCCTGGGTGCAGGCGGACTGCTGCGTCCGGAGCTGGCTCTACGGCTCCGTTTCCGACGCTGCCCTTGACTTCACCATGGGTGGCGATGACCAGATGGATCACGGGCTGTGGACTGCCATCGCCAACCGCTTCCAGTCCAACAGGGCACCGCGGGCGATCTACCCGAGTCATGCCTTTCATACCATGACTCAGGGCGATCTCTCGATCTCCCAGTACAGCCAAGAGATGAAGAAGGCTGCTGACGCCCTCCGTGACGTCGGTCAGCCCGTTCCGGAGAACACTCTGGTTCTCAATCTCCTGCGTGGCCTGAATCCCCGCTACGTCTCCTCCGTCGACTACATCGCCGACATGAACCTCAACTTCGCCAGCGCCCTCGATCAGCTTGCGATCacggaactccgcctcgccaaCGCTGACAAGGTTGTGGCctccaccgccctcttcgcctCCAACAACCCGTCCTGCGGCTCGTCCTCCTGCCGCTCCTCCGCTTCATCGTTCGCCCCCCTGCAACAATCCGGTGGCCAGCAGTCCGGCGGCCAGCAACAGCAGCGCCGCAAGAAGGGCTACGGCGGCCGGCGCAACGGTGGCAGCGGCaaccagcagccgcagcagagCC CCACCAAGGAGGCTGCCCGGGCGGTGCTGGAGTCACCAGCGGCCAAGGATGGCGTGGCCAGGGCATCCTGGGCCCTGCACCTCAGGCCCACACCGCCTCAGGCCCACGCCGCCTACGGCCTCCCCACGCAGCAGGCAGGGACAACCTTCGCCTCTCAGCAGGTCTCCCAACCCTCTCCGTCATGGGACCAGGCGGGTCTTGTGGCTGCCTTGCAGCAGCAGATGGCGCTGTAG